Within Dysosmobacter sp. Marseille-Q4140, the genomic segment TCATCTTTCCCGAGTTGTTTGCCCGCAACAGAAAAGGGCGGGCAAGGAACGCCACCAGCAAGCAAGTCTACACCCCTATATGGACGCCCATCAAAATCGTGGACATCGGCACAAATGACATTCCATTCCGGGCGGTTTTCTTTCAAAACTTTGCAATAGTCAGCTTCATATTCCACAAGGGCGACGTGGACAAAGCCCGCCATAGCCAGGCCCAGAGCCTGTCCACCTGCTCCGGCACAAATTTCAACGCAAGTCAATGGTTGCTGCATAAATTGATCTCTCCTGGCAGTTCCGTAAAACGAGGAAACTTTGGTATTATTCGTGTTCATCATTGTCAGTAAACTCCATGATTTCGCCTATATCACAAGATAAGGTGTGACAGATTTTATGCAGGCTTTCCATTGAAACAAACTCATTTCGTCCCATTTTTGCCAAAACATTAAAGCTGATACCAGCCGCATCTTTTAGATCGGTCCGATTCATTTTCTTATCTATCAGCATTTTCCATAACTTATCATAGCTAACCGGCATAACGAAATCTCCATTCGTCGTCGAATTCTTTTTTATTATAGCACGATAGGCACGAATATTCAAGATAATCTCACAAAAACATGAGCATCAAAAACAGAAAAAACCGCCCGCAGGGAACTATTCTCCCCACGGGCGGCGTTCAATCACTTCTCGCCTTGCTGCAAGTTCTGGATATTCTTCTTTGCCAGCTCGCTGGCCGCCTTCCGGCGCTCTGCGCTGTATGGTGCGTTCAGCTTGAAACTGAACCGCCCTTTTCTGATCTCAAATGTGAGGCATCCATTTTCGTCATCGTCCACCAACCGGCACTCAGACGGATACTTTCCTGCATACTCATTCAAGCGGTTTTTAAGGGACGTGTTGTAGGTACACACCTCAATGATAGGACTTGCCTCGTCAAAAAAGATGCTGGTTGTCTTTTGCTTCTTGGAAAGACCTGTTCTCATATAACCTCCGTATTTTCATAAGTTTTTTCCAGCTCTACACCGGCAAAAGTAAGCGGATTTTCAGATAGAAAGCACCCAAACGATACATGATTCAGTTCGGATGCCTCTATCCGTAAAAATCCTTTTTTCTCAGGTCTAAACGGGATTACCGCGCATCCCGGTCATGCCGCCGCTTTTGACTGCGTTTCTGCTCTTTTTCCGCCTGTTCCTGTTGCCTGACAGCGGCCACCGTTTCGGCTACACTCTCCGGCCCATAGGCCCGGCACAGCCGGTCATAGTCTCTGGCGGTCTCCTGCAATTCTGCATTTTCACCCTTGACCTCGGCCAACTGCGCCTTCAAATACGGAACCTCCGTATCATATTTGCGCTGCAACAGCTCGAATTTCTGGCAGACATCCAGATAAGCTCGGTAAACGGAACGCACCACCTTGACGATCTTCTCCAGCAGCGGTTTGGACTTTTTCTCCCGGTAGGATTTGGCGGACTCCATTCTATCAGGGAGTGGCAGAAGGTCCTCTGGATTGGAAGAATACTCGGCCGCCAATTTCTCCATGTGTTTTAGTTTAGGCGCTAATAGGCGGAGTTCCGTCTGCGCTTCTTTGGCCGCCTTCTCGGCTTCGGCCTTATCTGTCCGAAGCTTGCCGATCTCCGCCTGAACCTCCGATTTTTCTGTTTGCAAATCCGCCAGCCGTGCCTGTTCTCTTTCCACCTTAAACTGCGTCACCGTCAGATGCTCCTCAGAGCTGCCGCGTTCACCGCGTTCCACATCGGTGTACCCGGCCTCACGCATATGCTGGAAGAAATCGTCCTGCAACACACTATACGATTTTTTGAGGACAGGCTTGCCCTTTGCCGTTTTCAATGGTTCGCCAGTGGCCTCATCCAGCACCGGCTTGGAGGCCCACTTCTTGCTCATGCTGACCTGCATGACCGTTTCTTTTACCTTGCCAATCAACGACTTGTCCTTGCACCGTTTGGACCAGCGGATCTGCTTCTCCACCACCGGTACATAGACTACATGGAGGTGGTAGTGGTACACATCCTGCCCCAACGCCTCGGACATAGCCCGGTTGCGCTCGTCGGCGTGCATGACCGCCGACAGAATGTACTGTTCGCCGCCCACGATTTTGATTGCAGCTTGGTAGGCGTCGTGGTAAAATTGTTTTGCGAAGTCATATCCGCCATGGTTGAAAAAGTAGGCGGAGTTCACATCGAAGATCAGCTCCCCATAGCGGAAAGCGTCCTCTTTGATGCCCCGTGTGGAGATAATTCCGTCTGCCTCCATCTGTTCAAACTGTTCCAGATAGCCGCTGTCCGGTTGCTTGAAGTGAACATTCAGATGGGAGTGTTCCGGGACTATATCCTGGTTGACATACGATTCTTTTTCGCGCTCGTTATGTTGCTGCGCGTTTTTCAGTTTGGATGTGGTCAGTCTCATATTTCTTGCGCTGGTACGATGGATACCGTCGCCTCTTGCCATAGAACTCCTTTCTCGCCCCACAAGGACGGTTGAGATGCGGGTAGCTTTTGGGGATGCACTTCTGCGGAAGTGTAATAACCCACTATGATACTTTCATCCTGCAGCTGCAAAGTATCGTGGGCTCTCCGAGGGGGAATGCGGCTCCTGCGGGAGCCTCGCCGCCTTTTTCGGCTTGCAGGTGATACCCACAGCCTCAAAATGCGTGTGACCGGCGTACTTTTCGCAACCGTGTTTGCTCCAATTCCACCGCCCACAGGCCGGGAAAATCCACCGGATTTTCCCGGCCTTAGCCATCTCCAAATCTGCGGATTTCCCGATGGGGACGGGGAATGCAGAGTGTGTGCTGCCAGCCAATTCACCTTGTCCGCCAGTCACAGGAGCGTGGCACGCTCCTGTCCATGCCAGCAGGGAGAAGATTGACTTCGGTGCTAATTTCATTTGCGGGATTAGTATGAAAGTAAACACCTGTTACCAGCGAAAATCCGGGAACACGCCGCGCCGGTCCAGGTACGCCTGCCGGGCCTGTTCCCGTTCTTCCGCGCTGGGCGCAGTTTTATATTTTGCATACAACTCGTGCCGCACCAGGGCGTCCAGCTTCTGCTCCAATCCATGCCGGATTTCATCCTCGTATTCGTCATCATAGCCGAGGTGATACTCCACCAGCGCCACGAACAGGTCATAGGGAATCTGAACATTTTTCATTCGCTTCCGTTCCTTTCCGCGACGGCTGCGACGATAGCGACGGTTGTTTGGGCGGCAGCATTTTCACCGTTGCAACCGTCGCTACCGTCGCGTCCATCCTCGACCACTTCAAAATCCGGAGCTTCCATCAGCATATAGGTGAGTTTCACCTGCCGTCCGGAGTGCCGTGCCCTATTCTCGTAGCCCACTTGATACTCCTCCAGCAGCCTGCCGGATTTGACATTCAGATACTTGGTCAGCGCATTTGCCGCCATGCCCGCCTGAACCGCCGCGGCCAGCTCCGAGGGTGAGCCGGTCCACTCCGGACACTCAGCGGAGACCAGCTTTGCCACCGCTTCCAACACAGGGTCCGGCGGTTCCTTGTGCGGCTCCGTTTCCATGCGCTCCAAATTCCAGATTTGCGTCTCCGGGTCCTTTTTCAGATAGAGAATCTGGTCCTGCTGGTCGCGGCCCACCACATCAATGGTGGCCTCCAACGCGGTTCGCTTTTTCTTCTGCATCAGCAGTGAGCCGTCCGCACAGCCCAGCAGGCCCGTGGTGCCGGAGATCATCTCGAAGGCATCCCCGGCGGGTTGCTTCCGAGTGTGGTGGACGGTCAGCACACAGATACAGTGCTTGTCTGCAAACTGCTTGAGCTTACCAACGATCTCGTAGTCGCTGGCGTAGCTGTACGCCTCGCCGCCGACCTCCCGGATTTTCTGCATGGTGTCAATGATAATGAGTTTGGTATCCGGGTGTTCCCTCATGAAATTCTCCAACTGCTCGTCCAGACCGTTCCCGATTTTTCCGGCAGCGGTGGCGAAGTGGAGATTCGGGGTATCGTTCACGCCATACATCATAAACATCCGGTTCTGGATGCGCTGGAAGTCATCCTCCAACGCAAGGTAGAGGACAGTTCCCTGGTGGGCTTTGCAGCCCCACAAATCCTGCCCGGTGCTGACATGGTAGGCGATCTGCGCCACCAGAAACGACTTGCCGATCTTGGGCGCACCTGCAAGAATGTACGCCCCTGAATGGAGCAAATTTTCAATAATGGGCGGGCGGCTTTTGTAGGAGGTCTGAAACAGCTCTGTCATGGTGAGCGTGTGCAGGTATCGCGGGTCGGCCATGCGCTGCATCTTACGGTACATTTCCTCCAAATTTTCCATTTCCCCGTTGCCTTTTGCCTCCGAAGCGGGTATACTGTTGTCAGAATCTTTTTGAATGGACTGCCCGGCATCTGCGCCAACAGATGCGTTGTGGGCAGTCTTTTCTTTCACGTCAATCTCCATAGGCAGTTTCCTCCTGCATCCCGTTCATAATAGTTGCAATCATCTGGATCGTGTCCAGCAGCCCATCGTTTACGTCCTGCCCGGCCTCGATACGCCGCAGCTCGTCCAGCACGGCGGCAAACTGATCTCGCAAGGCCTTGTAGACCCTGGGATTGCCCTGGACTACCACGTCTTTTTCCAGCAGCCGCCGGGTAATGTAGTCCTGTTTCGTCAGGCCGGACAGCTTGACGAAAATTTCCAGCTGCTCGTCCTCCTCCGGGGAGACTCGGAAGGCCACCGTTTTGTTCCGCCAGCGGTTGTGACGGTCAAGATTTTTCATAGACATTGTTTCAAGCTCCTTTCTCAGTTTTCAGCGAATCCAACTTGTCAGCCATTTCTACCTGACGTGTGGGGAAAAGATGTGCATAACGGTAAGTGATGTCGATACTCTCATGCCCTACCCGTTCTGCGATTGCCAAAGC encodes:
- a CDS encoding plasmid recombination protein, giving the protein MARGDGIHRTSARNMRLTTSKLKNAQQHNEREKESYVNQDIVPEHSHLNVHFKQPDSGYLEQFEQMEADGIISTRGIKEDAFRYGELIFDVNSAYFFNHGGYDFAKQFYHDAYQAAIKIVGGEQYILSAVMHADERNRAMSEALGQDVYHYHLHVVYVPVVEKQIRWSKRCKDKSLIGKVKETVMQVSMSKKWASKPVLDEATGEPLKTAKGKPVLKKSYSVLQDDFFQHMREAGYTDVERGERGSSEEHLTVTQFKVEREQARLADLQTEKSEVQAEIGKLRTDKAEAEKAAKEAQTELRLLAPKLKHMEKLAAEYSSNPEDLLPLPDRMESAKSYREKKSKPLLEKIVKVVRSVYRAYLDVCQKFELLQRKYDTEVPYLKAQLAEVKGENAELQETARDYDRLCRAYGPESVAETVAAVRQQEQAEKEQKRSQKRRHDRDAR
- a CDS encoding AAA family ATPase — translated: MEIDVKEKTAHNASVGADAGQSIQKDSDNSIPASEAKGNGEMENLEEMYRKMQRMADPRYLHTLTMTELFQTSYKSRPPIIENLLHSGAYILAGAPKIGKSFLVAQIAYHVSTGQDLWGCKAHQGTVLYLALEDDFQRIQNRMFMMYGVNDTPNLHFATAAGKIGNGLDEQLENFMREHPDTKLIIIDTMQKIREVGGEAYSYASDYEIVGKLKQFADKHCICVLTVHHTRKQPAGDAFEMISGTTGLLGCADGSLLMQKKKRTALEATIDVVGRDQQDQILYLKKDPETQIWNLERMETEPHKEPPDPVLEAVAKLVSAECPEWTGSPSELAAAVQAGMAANALTKYLNVKSGRLLEEYQVGYENRARHSGRQVKLTYMLMEAPDFEVVEDGRDGSDGCNGENAAAQTTVAIVAAVAERNGSE
- a CDS encoding helix-turn-helix transcriptional regulator, which codes for MPVSYDKLWKMLIDKKMNRTDLKDAAGISFNVLAKMGRNEFVSMESLHKICHTLSCDIGEIMEFTDNDEHE
- a CDS encoding complexin-2, with the protein product MKNVQIPYDLFVALVEYHLGYDDEYEDEIRHGLEQKLDALVRHELYAKYKTAPSAEEREQARQAYLDRRGVFPDFRW